Proteins encoded by one window of Astatotilapia calliptera chromosome 13, fAstCal1.2, whole genome shotgun sequence:
- the zc3h6 gene encoding zinc finger CCCH domain-containing protein 6 isoform X1: MASVSLVSSPPAPVLDKNMTDSELAGDEREDGELEDGEIDDEGIGIEEDNKEAAEVNEEKEKEKEKEKIREKEEKAHRHSRKRYRKTREKRRSKRRRRDRPKHHSPSSSSSSDSYDSDYDRPERSKGRKGLGSNRESDGQSSQVSSEQLAVFIFMQTLLSDIIHSLCFDHKHSKGGNSHRSPPYKSSDFDKYSDYSDDKYDYDDEEDDYEDDMSEYQQSKDSSSQGRGRHAKDQMNRGNMRGMKQQQYGQRGRGRGSGPGRGRGMLNKNKKLKGKPWGGRGRGRGGEQGMEDMAQEGKNLSGFQKKRPIMSKEFINQHTVEHNGRYICKYFLEGRCIKGEQCKFEHELVVPDKKKELCKFYLQGYCSKGDNCIYMHNEYPCKFFHTGAKCYQGDNCKFSHEALTDVTKELLDKIINTEEENAREDELELEDLRKQGISPLPKPPPGVGLLPTPGQSSPTDSQAGKKIPSLFEIKVQPTVDLAQKIGLSGSNYPQNQGECTGEFTGGSEDTQSGSMVPSGSSAPPVPPPGSPVPVGHTAAPPMPQSPPGQHLPHGFPMQPPIPSSQPPPFHGNRPNINPQMNIQRPPFPPIPDLEIAPNLFPFPSAGQNPVDFLSSFLRNQTIGQQGDPSLAFIQNLQQQIGAESQLQSLPPAVQKAILLHLTQQQQQQESNPQGSEAQRADGQDENASRDETTNWYSSDDEDGSCVSSILKSLKRQNEMQQSQPKTAPVAPALGDPRLVKERAPPSDPRVKADPRQRPPDMKKEPDGASDPRLSRDPRKMRPVEPSSYRQQSHPVHQKPLTGEEDDEGERELRDRAVLIPLDASPGVVLRDPRCQLKQFSHIRVDILLQRPAFAQTVVWTPEDLIPSLVPKQEHSINLPLPPLIADAQMNRTSLPDHPPVSSPPLSDPRLAAARLKERMSRLPTGSLESRSSTERPVDPRQQKSLDPRLKRTASLDSKLLGPKEQSSGAGLLDPRLQKASASPSPHAARAKPEPEKLPPYAPRLASSGGGLESPTTILGGISLYDPRSQTEQVQKEQFEPPKKAGILKQAAKKDSTPAPSLSPTQRSGSFEEAKSTDAADHTPASTSPTVPPASPVKPPAVHNLPIQALAGLIRPQYTDPRQAKQGGQGSTGAQEEAEDKKEQEEEAAPEKEPKQEDPEEEEEEEADDRTLKDVFKTFDPTASPFCQ, translated from the exons ATGGCTTCTGTGAGCCTTGTTTCCAGTCCCCCAGCCCCTGTTCTTGACAAAAACATGACAGACTCTGAGCTTGCAGGGGATGAAAG AGAGGATGGTGAACTGGAAGATGGAGAAATAGATGATGAAGGGATTGGAATTGAAGAGGACAACAAGGAGGCCGCGGAGGTGAAtgaagagaaggagaaggaaaaggagaaggagaagattagagagaaagaggaaaaggcTCACAGACACTCCAGGAAAAGATACAGAAAGACCCGAGAGAAGAGGAGGTCTAAAAGAAGGAGACGTGACAGACCGAAA CATCACTCCCCCTCAAGCAGCTCCAGCTCCGACAGCTACGACTCTGACTACGATCGACCGGAAAGGTCCAAAGGCAGAAAGGGCCTGGGATCTAATCGCGAGTCTGATGGCCAGTCCTCTCAGGTGAGTTCAGAACAGCTCGCAGTGTTTATATTCATGCAAACATTATTGTCTGACATAATTCACTCCCTCTGCTTTGACCACAAGCATTCAAAGGGAGGCAACTCACACAGGTCCCCACCGTACAAGAGCAGCGATTTCGACAAATACAGCGACTACAGCGACGACAAGTACGACTACGATGACGAGGAGGATGATTATGAAGACGACATGTCCGAGTATCAGCAGTCAAAAGATTCGTCGAGTCAGGGAAGGGGGCGGCACGCTAAAGACCAGATGAACAGAGGAAACATGAGGGGGATGAAGCAACAACAGT ACGGGCAGAGGGGAAGAGGCAGAGGGAGTGGACCGGGGAGAGGACGTGGGATGCTGAACAAGAACAAGAAGCTGAAGGGTAAACCCTGGGGAGGACGCGGACGAGGTCGAGGGGGAGAACAGGGGATGGAAGACATGGCGCAG gaAGGAAAAAATTTGTCCGGTTTCCAGAAGAAGCGGCCAATAATGAGCAAGGAGTTTATCAATCAGCACACCGTTGAACATAACGGAAGGTACATCTGCAAGTATTTCCTGGAGGGTCGGTGCATCAAG GGCGAGCAGTGCAAATTTGAACACGAGCTTGTTGTACCAGATAAGAAAAAGGAGCTTTGTAAGTTTTATCTTCAAGGATACTGCAGTAAAGGAGATAActgcatttacatgcaca ATGAATACCCGTGCAAGTTCTTTCATACCGGAGCCAAATGCTATCAAGGAGACAACTGCAAATTCTCCCATGAAGCTTTGACTGACGTGACCAAGGAGCTGCTCGATAAG ATAATTAATACTGAAGAGGAGAATGCCAGGGAGGATGAGTTGGAGCTGGAGGATCTGAGAAAACAGGGTATTTCCCCACTTCCAAAGCCTCCTCCTGGGGTTGGGCTGCTGCCCACTCCTGGTCAGAGCAGTCCTACAGATAGCCAAGCAGGGAAGAAGATCCCCTCTCTTTTTGAAATCAAGGTTCAACCAACTGTAGACTTGGCACAAAAAATCGGTCTGAG TGGATCCAACTACCCTCAGAATCAAGGAGAATGCACAGGTGAGTTTACTGGAGGTTCAGAGGACACACAGAGCGGCAGCATGGTGCCTTCAGGCTCTTctgctcctcctgttcctccccCCGGATCACCCGTTCCCGTGGGTCACACCGCTGCACCACCGATGCCACAAAGCCCACCAGGGCAGCACCTGCCGCATGGATTTCCAATGCAGCCGCCGATCCCATCCAGTCAGCCGCCACCCTTCCATGGAAACCGACCTAATATCAACCCGCAGATGAATATACAGAGGCCTCCATTTCCCCCTATACCAGATCTAGAGATAGCACCAAATCTCTTCCCCTTTCCATCTGCGGGTCAGAACCCAGTAGACTTCCTTAGCAGCTTCCTCCGAAACCAGACCATTGGTCAACAAGGAG ACCCTAGTCTGGCTTTCATACAGAACCTCCAGCAACAGATTGGTGCAGAGTCACAGTTGCAGTCTTTACCACCAGCAGTACAGAAAGCCATCCTTTTACAcctgacacagcagcagcaacaacaagagTCAAATCCACAAGGGAGTGAAGCACAGAGAGCAGATGGCCAGGATGAAAATGCAAGCAGAG ATGAAACTACAAACTGGTACTCGAGCGATGATGAGGATGGGAGCTGTGTTTCCTCCATTCTTAAATCTCTGAAGAGACAGAATGAGATGCAGCAGTCTCAGCCCAAGACCGCCCCGGTGGCTCCAGCACTGGGTGACCCCCGCCTCGTTAAGGAAAGGGCTCCACCCAGTGACCCACGTGTCAAGGCTGACCCTAGACAGCGACCCCCAGATATGAAAAAGGAGCCAGATGGCGCTTCGGATCCGCGGCTTTCCAGAGACCCCAGGAAAATGAGACCAGTGGAACCGAGCTCATATCGGCAGCAGAGCCATCCTGTTCATCAAAAGCCTCTTACAGGAGAGGAGGATGACGAAGGAGAGAGGGAACTCAGGGACAGGGCTGTTCTCATTCCTTTAGATGCCAGCCCAGGTGTGGTCCTGAGAGACCCTCGATGCCAGTTAAAGCAGTTTAGTCATATTCGTGTTGACATTCTGCTCCAGCGGCCTGCCTTTGCTCAGACAGTTGTGTGGACCCCTGAGGATCTCATCCCCTCCTTAGTGCCCAAACAGGAACACTCCATCAACCTGCCTCTTCCACCTCTAATTGCTGATGCTCAGATGAACCGAACAAGCCTGCCCGACCACCCCCCAGTCTCCAGCCCTCCGCTATCTGATCCCAGACTTGCAGCTGCACGTTTGAAGGAACGTATGAGCCGACTGCCCACTGGTTCTCTAGAGTCACGATCTTCTACAGAGAGACCTGTAGACCCACGCCAGCAAAAGTCTTTGGACCCCAGACTCAAACGTACAGCCAGTCTGGACTCCAAGCTGCTGGGTCCGAAAGAGCAGTCCTCTGGGGCAGGACTTTTGGACCCCAGGTTACAGAAGGCCAGTGCCAGTCCCTCTCCTCACGCTGCCCGAGCCAAGCCAGAGCCAGAGAAGCTTCCACCTTATGCTCCTCGACTGGCGTCCTCTGGTGGAGGGTTGGAGAGTCCCACTACGATCCTGGGAGGCATCAGCCTGTATGATCCTCGTTCCCAAACCGAGCAAGTTCAGAAGGAGCAGTTTGAGCCTCCTAAAAAGGCGGGGATTCTTAAACAGGCTGCTAAGAAAGACAGCACTCCAGCACCGTCTCTATCACCAACCCAACGAAGCGGCTCGTTCGAAGAGGCTAAaagcacagatgctgcagatcACACTCCAGCTTCCACTTCTCCCACTGTGCCTCCTGCCTCACCTGTCAAACCCCCTGCTGTACATAATCTCCCCATCCAGGCTCTGGCTGGGCTAATCCGACCCCAGTACACTGACCCGAGGCAAGCTAAACAGGGAGGACAGGGCTCTACAGGAGCACAGGAAGAGGCAGAGGACAAgaaggagcaggaagaggagGCAGCTCCAGAGAAAGAACCGAAACAAGAAGatccagaggaggaggaagaggaggaggcagatGACAGGACACTTAAAGATGTGTTCAAGACTTTTGACCCCACTGcttcccctttctgtcagtaa
- the zc3h6 gene encoding zinc finger CCCH domain-containing protein 6 isoform X2, with product MASVSLVSSPPAPVLDKNMTDSELAGDEREDGELEDGEIDDEGIGIEEDNKEAAEVNEEKEKEKEKEKIREKEEKAHRHSRKRYRKTREKRRSKRRRRDRPKHHSPSSSSSSDSYDSDYDRPERSKGRKGLGSNRESDGQSSQHSKGGNSHRSPPYKSSDFDKYSDYSDDKYDYDDEEDDYEDDMSEYQQSKDSSSQGRGRHAKDQMNRGNMRGMKQQQYGQRGRGRGSGPGRGRGMLNKNKKLKGKPWGGRGRGRGGEQGMEDMAQEGKNLSGFQKKRPIMSKEFINQHTVEHNGRYICKYFLEGRCIKGEQCKFEHELVVPDKKKELCKFYLQGYCSKGDNCIYMHNEYPCKFFHTGAKCYQGDNCKFSHEALTDVTKELLDKIINTEEENAREDELELEDLRKQGISPLPKPPPGVGLLPTPGQSSPTDSQAGKKIPSLFEIKVQPTVDLAQKIGLSGSNYPQNQGECTGEFTGGSEDTQSGSMVPSGSSAPPVPPPGSPVPVGHTAAPPMPQSPPGQHLPHGFPMQPPIPSSQPPPFHGNRPNINPQMNIQRPPFPPIPDLEIAPNLFPFPSAGQNPVDFLSSFLRNQTIGQQGDPSLAFIQNLQQQIGAESQLQSLPPAVQKAILLHLTQQQQQQESNPQGSEAQRADGQDENASRDETTNWYSSDDEDGSCVSSILKSLKRQNEMQQSQPKTAPVAPALGDPRLVKERAPPSDPRVKADPRQRPPDMKKEPDGASDPRLSRDPRKMRPVEPSSYRQQSHPVHQKPLTGEEDDEGERELRDRAVLIPLDASPGVVLRDPRCQLKQFSHIRVDILLQRPAFAQTVVWTPEDLIPSLVPKQEHSINLPLPPLIADAQMNRTSLPDHPPVSSPPLSDPRLAAARLKERMSRLPTGSLESRSSTERPVDPRQQKSLDPRLKRTASLDSKLLGPKEQSSGAGLLDPRLQKASASPSPHAARAKPEPEKLPPYAPRLASSGGGLESPTTILGGISLYDPRSQTEQVQKEQFEPPKKAGILKQAAKKDSTPAPSLSPTQRSGSFEEAKSTDAADHTPASTSPTVPPASPVKPPAVHNLPIQALAGLIRPQYTDPRQAKQGGQGSTGAQEEAEDKKEQEEEAAPEKEPKQEDPEEEEEEEADDRTLKDVFKTFDPTASPFCQ from the exons ATGGCTTCTGTGAGCCTTGTTTCCAGTCCCCCAGCCCCTGTTCTTGACAAAAACATGACAGACTCTGAGCTTGCAGGGGATGAAAG AGAGGATGGTGAACTGGAAGATGGAGAAATAGATGATGAAGGGATTGGAATTGAAGAGGACAACAAGGAGGCCGCGGAGGTGAAtgaagagaaggagaaggaaaaggagaaggagaagattagagagaaagaggaaaaggcTCACAGACACTCCAGGAAAAGATACAGAAAGACCCGAGAGAAGAGGAGGTCTAAAAGAAGGAGACGTGACAGACCGAAA CATCACTCCCCCTCAAGCAGCTCCAGCTCCGACAGCTACGACTCTGACTACGATCGACCGGAAAGGTCCAAAGGCAGAAAGGGCCTGGGATCTAATCGCGAGTCTGATGGCCAGTCCTCTCAG CATTCAAAGGGAGGCAACTCACACAGGTCCCCACCGTACAAGAGCAGCGATTTCGACAAATACAGCGACTACAGCGACGACAAGTACGACTACGATGACGAGGAGGATGATTATGAAGACGACATGTCCGAGTATCAGCAGTCAAAAGATTCGTCGAGTCAGGGAAGGGGGCGGCACGCTAAAGACCAGATGAACAGAGGAAACATGAGGGGGATGAAGCAACAACAGT ACGGGCAGAGGGGAAGAGGCAGAGGGAGTGGACCGGGGAGAGGACGTGGGATGCTGAACAAGAACAAGAAGCTGAAGGGTAAACCCTGGGGAGGACGCGGACGAGGTCGAGGGGGAGAACAGGGGATGGAAGACATGGCGCAG gaAGGAAAAAATTTGTCCGGTTTCCAGAAGAAGCGGCCAATAATGAGCAAGGAGTTTATCAATCAGCACACCGTTGAACATAACGGAAGGTACATCTGCAAGTATTTCCTGGAGGGTCGGTGCATCAAG GGCGAGCAGTGCAAATTTGAACACGAGCTTGTTGTACCAGATAAGAAAAAGGAGCTTTGTAAGTTTTATCTTCAAGGATACTGCAGTAAAGGAGATAActgcatttacatgcaca ATGAATACCCGTGCAAGTTCTTTCATACCGGAGCCAAATGCTATCAAGGAGACAACTGCAAATTCTCCCATGAAGCTTTGACTGACGTGACCAAGGAGCTGCTCGATAAG ATAATTAATACTGAAGAGGAGAATGCCAGGGAGGATGAGTTGGAGCTGGAGGATCTGAGAAAACAGGGTATTTCCCCACTTCCAAAGCCTCCTCCTGGGGTTGGGCTGCTGCCCACTCCTGGTCAGAGCAGTCCTACAGATAGCCAAGCAGGGAAGAAGATCCCCTCTCTTTTTGAAATCAAGGTTCAACCAACTGTAGACTTGGCACAAAAAATCGGTCTGAG TGGATCCAACTACCCTCAGAATCAAGGAGAATGCACAGGTGAGTTTACTGGAGGTTCAGAGGACACACAGAGCGGCAGCATGGTGCCTTCAGGCTCTTctgctcctcctgttcctccccCCGGATCACCCGTTCCCGTGGGTCACACCGCTGCACCACCGATGCCACAAAGCCCACCAGGGCAGCACCTGCCGCATGGATTTCCAATGCAGCCGCCGATCCCATCCAGTCAGCCGCCACCCTTCCATGGAAACCGACCTAATATCAACCCGCAGATGAATATACAGAGGCCTCCATTTCCCCCTATACCAGATCTAGAGATAGCACCAAATCTCTTCCCCTTTCCATCTGCGGGTCAGAACCCAGTAGACTTCCTTAGCAGCTTCCTCCGAAACCAGACCATTGGTCAACAAGGAG ACCCTAGTCTGGCTTTCATACAGAACCTCCAGCAACAGATTGGTGCAGAGTCACAGTTGCAGTCTTTACCACCAGCAGTACAGAAAGCCATCCTTTTACAcctgacacagcagcagcaacaacaagagTCAAATCCACAAGGGAGTGAAGCACAGAGAGCAGATGGCCAGGATGAAAATGCAAGCAGAG ATGAAACTACAAACTGGTACTCGAGCGATGATGAGGATGGGAGCTGTGTTTCCTCCATTCTTAAATCTCTGAAGAGACAGAATGAGATGCAGCAGTCTCAGCCCAAGACCGCCCCGGTGGCTCCAGCACTGGGTGACCCCCGCCTCGTTAAGGAAAGGGCTCCACCCAGTGACCCACGTGTCAAGGCTGACCCTAGACAGCGACCCCCAGATATGAAAAAGGAGCCAGATGGCGCTTCGGATCCGCGGCTTTCCAGAGACCCCAGGAAAATGAGACCAGTGGAACCGAGCTCATATCGGCAGCAGAGCCATCCTGTTCATCAAAAGCCTCTTACAGGAGAGGAGGATGACGAAGGAGAGAGGGAACTCAGGGACAGGGCTGTTCTCATTCCTTTAGATGCCAGCCCAGGTGTGGTCCTGAGAGACCCTCGATGCCAGTTAAAGCAGTTTAGTCATATTCGTGTTGACATTCTGCTCCAGCGGCCTGCCTTTGCTCAGACAGTTGTGTGGACCCCTGAGGATCTCATCCCCTCCTTAGTGCCCAAACAGGAACACTCCATCAACCTGCCTCTTCCACCTCTAATTGCTGATGCTCAGATGAACCGAACAAGCCTGCCCGACCACCCCCCAGTCTCCAGCCCTCCGCTATCTGATCCCAGACTTGCAGCTGCACGTTTGAAGGAACGTATGAGCCGACTGCCCACTGGTTCTCTAGAGTCACGATCTTCTACAGAGAGACCTGTAGACCCACGCCAGCAAAAGTCTTTGGACCCCAGACTCAAACGTACAGCCAGTCTGGACTCCAAGCTGCTGGGTCCGAAAGAGCAGTCCTCTGGGGCAGGACTTTTGGACCCCAGGTTACAGAAGGCCAGTGCCAGTCCCTCTCCTCACGCTGCCCGAGCCAAGCCAGAGCCAGAGAAGCTTCCACCTTATGCTCCTCGACTGGCGTCCTCTGGTGGAGGGTTGGAGAGTCCCACTACGATCCTGGGAGGCATCAGCCTGTATGATCCTCGTTCCCAAACCGAGCAAGTTCAGAAGGAGCAGTTTGAGCCTCCTAAAAAGGCGGGGATTCTTAAACAGGCTGCTAAGAAAGACAGCACTCCAGCACCGTCTCTATCACCAACCCAACGAAGCGGCTCGTTCGAAGAGGCTAAaagcacagatgctgcagatcACACTCCAGCTTCCACTTCTCCCACTGTGCCTCCTGCCTCACCTGTCAAACCCCCTGCTGTACATAATCTCCCCATCCAGGCTCTGGCTGGGCTAATCCGACCCCAGTACACTGACCCGAGGCAAGCTAAACAGGGAGGACAGGGCTCTACAGGAGCACAGGAAGAGGCAGAGGACAAgaaggagcaggaagaggagGCAGCTCCAGAGAAAGAACCGAAACAAGAAGatccagaggaggaggaagaggaggaggcagatGACAGGACACTTAAAGATGTGTTCAAGACTTTTGACCCCACTGcttcccctttctgtcagtaa